One Alligator mississippiensis isolate rAllMis1 chromosome 1, rAllMis1, whole genome shotgun sequence genomic window carries:
- the LOC132250376 gene encoding squalene synthase-like, with translation MALARISPRNFLHIEVWSRYAEKLSDLAKPENAAMAIRCLNEMITDALQHAPDVLKYLSILKNKGVFNYWASLQVIAIATLAACYNNKDMFRGIVKMQKEQAVTLMRDATNMQAVKAIMSQHLEEVSWVPCSGRYILF, from the exons atggccttggCTAGGATATCCCCCAGGAACTTCCTGcatattgag GTTTGGAGCAGGTATGCTGAGAAGCTCTCGGATCTTGCCAAACCAGAGAATGCCGCTATGGCCATCCGGTGTCTGAATGAGATGATCACAGATGCTCTCCAGCATGCCCCCGATGTCCTCAAGTACTTGTCCATACTCAAAAACAAAGGTGTCTTCAACTACTGGGCTAGTCTACAG GTGATAGCCATAGCCACGCTGGCTGCTTGCTACAACAACAAAGACATGTTTAGGGGCATAGTGAAGATGCAGAAGGAACAAGCTGTCACTCTGATGAGGGATGCCACCAACATGCAGGCTGTCAAAGCTATAATGTCCCAGCATTTGGAAGAGGTCAGTTGGGTGCCTTGCTCTGGTAGATACATACTCTTTTAG